The window TGGAACAGCCACTAAGCTAAAATTATCAGCAGGTACACCATTATTGATAATCTTTTGCTTAATTTCTTCAATCACACTTTCACATGATGCCTGTGCTAATACAGGGGCAAACAGGATACACAGTGCTGGAAGTATAAGTCTCGTTTTCATAATAACTCCTTAATTAGGTTAATGAGTTATGGGCGAGCTAATGGGCGTCCAGTATTTACATCAAGACAACGTTGTGTATTAGGTTCCCAATAAGCATTTAAATTAAGACTTTTTTCGCATGCATCTTTCGCATCAAACGCGGCATCAACCTTATCGAACTCTTTTTCAGTGCGCGCATTCACTTTTGTACGTAACTGACGTGTTTGATCCCACTGTTCTTTTTCTTGGCGAGCTTGCTCTTTCGTCAGAACACTATCAACATTTCCTGACGTTACACAAGTACTTCCCGCAGTGCAGTTGACATTCGCAGCATGCGCTGAAGAAAGCCCTAACAAAGGAAGACACAGCAATAATGCTGACAAGCCTTGCTTAACAACTTTGAGAGATGAGTTCATCATTAAATCCTGACTAAATGAGTTCCATTTCGCTATTTAAACACAAATATGAGGCGAATCCCTTTAGAAAAGTACGAAAAATCACTCTTCTTTATGAACGGTTAAACCTGCAAATGTTTGGCACACAGGCATTAATTCAAGTGTATTCACATTCATGCGAGCAGGCAAGGTAGAGACCCAATAAACTGTTTCAGCGATATCTTCAGGGGTAAGTGCATCGGCGCCTTTATATATATTAGCAGCTTTAGCATCATCGCCATTGAGTCGAACATTAGAAAACTCAGTTCCGCCAACCAAGCCAGGTTCAATGTCAGTGACACGTACTTTTTTACCTTGAAGATCTGCACGCAAACCTAGTGAAAACTGCCTAACAAAAGCTTTGGTTGCACCATAAACGTTACCACCTTTATATGGCCAATTTGCAGCGGTTGAGCCAATGTTAATAATATGTCCATGATTATTGGCCACCATCGTTTGCAGTACTTCATAAGTCATGTTAACCAACCCTTTAGTATTAGTATCAATCATGGTGGCCCAATCTTCTGGATTGGCATTGAAGGCAGGTTCGATACCCAACGCTAAGCCCGCGTTATTAACTAATACATCAATGTTTTTTAGTGATGCTGGCAAGCCTGCAATTGCTGATTGAATAGCTTCTCTATCACGAATATCAAGCGTAATAGGGTGAAATTTATCGCCTAACTCTTTTTGTAATGCGACTAAACGTTCAGTTCGTCGACCGGTACCAATAACGGTTGCTCCATGCTGAATGAAACGACGAGCAATTGCTTCGCCAAAACCTGATGATGCTCCTGTAACTAAAATGATCATGCTTACCCCTGTCTCTTATTATTGCTTAGTGTTCCGTTATTCTAACGCGCTTGCAGTAATGATCTACAAAAAACTTATTGTTATTACACAATAAAGAGTAGAGGGATGACGCTGTGAGGCCCCAAACTTGGTAGCTACAATCTTCACAATTTGCTGTTCTGAAGCTGTATAAGTTAATAAAAACGTCATTTTTCAGCATAAAGAAGTCAATCTTTTGCTGAAATAAAGGGCATTAAAATATTGGTGGCTATGTCGGATAAAGAATAAAATCGGGTCAATGTGATTCAAACCGTGAGTGATAATCCTAACGGTATCTTGGAAATGCCAGCGGATCGGCCAAAATCTTGTAATAAATTCAATAAAACTGCCTTTCAAATTATTAATTACCAATATTATTACTGGTGCAATAATAACGGCTATCTATCTGTTTTTATTAGTTCTTATAAAAAAATCTTCCTTGCCAGGTTACTCCATTATTTCACTAAAATGCTATCATTTAGATGGCTGCACTCATAACTAACGCGTGATTTTTCACTTTATTCAAAATGTTCTTCTCTCCAAATCAAGGGCACAAAACATGTTAAAGATATTTTTCTATATTCTAATAATGTCTTTTTGCACCACAAGTCATGCTCATTGGGATTCTGCGTACTTCAGAAAGGCTAGTGACGGATTCACTAGTAAATCAAAGTGGATGAGCTCGATTAGGGATGATGTGTTACTTTCTGAGATAGCGATACCAGGTACACATGATAGCGCAGCTTACAAAGGTTTTGTTGATAGCGTCGCAACTCAAACTCTTAATTTTGATCAACAACTTGAATATGGAATTCGGATGTTTGATATACGTGTTAGGCATACGAGCGACAGGTTTGCTTTGCATCATGGGACTGTTTTCCTAGACGTCATGTTTGGCGATTTTCTTAACTCCGTTGATAGGTTTCTGGAAAAGAACCCATCCGAAACCGTTATATTTAGATTGAAAGAAGAAATGAAGCCAAATAATAACAACACTCGCTCTATGAGTGAAACCCTAGAATATTACATTTCCTTGCATAAGGATAAATATGTGAAGTTAACGTCTTTAAATACAAGATTGGCTGAAGTGAGGGGGAAGTTTGCCATATTGAGTGATGGAAGGGAGTTTTGGGACTATGGCGTCTCCTATTGGCAGGCTAATATACAAGATGAATATCATCTTAAAACCAATTGGGACTTATACACGAAGTGGGAACATGTTAAAGAACAGTTAGCGACAGCAACAAGAGGTAGTTCTCGTACTACATATATTAACTATCTGAGTGGTTCTGGAGGTTCATTTCCTTACTTTGTAGCAAGCGGTCACTCATCTCCTGGTACTTCAGCCCCAAGGTTATCTACAGGACTAACGACCCCGGGCTGGAAGTATAGCTATCCTGATTTTCCTAGGGTTTCTTGTTTTATTGGGATTTGTACAATCGCGTTTGAAGGTACAAATATTTTGACAAGAGATAAAATTAATCAATACAACAGGCTGGGCGTTAATCGAACGGTTGGAATAATAATTGCTGACTTCCCTGGAGAGTCTTTAATTAGCAGCATTATCGCTAATAATAAAAATCTTCAAAAATAGCTTGATTGCGTAAGGCTAAATTATTAAGCCTTATGCATTTATATAAACCAGTAAATAAACTTTTCGTTTGATTGCTCATACGACATTACAATCTATCCAAAATAACATTTCCGTTTTTATTTTAAAAACATAAAGTCCAGCGCTAAAATAAACTTGCTCCAAACTGAAGCCTCGCATAGGTCTGCTAAGTCGTTTAACTCTAAGGAAGCAAATGCTCTTTGTGGGTCACAATTGTTTCGCATTTTCTCTTCGTCATCATTCTAGAAAATGTGAGAATGGTTTGATAAACAAATCAAACAGATGAATAGAATGCCTCAATCCGAACTTGGCATTGAGGGAGATGAAGTTATTCCGTGATGCTAACGGCAGAGAAGGGCCTTACGCTTACATCAAACCACAGCATGCGAATTCAAAAGTGTTATTATATTTTATAGAGAGAGAAATAACTTTGTAACTCAAGGTCAAACTGGACAATATTTAGCTGTTTTAACTTATCTTTCCAATTTTATCTATATATTCCACCAAATAGTTAAATTATGATGCATGTTACATATTGTTCATCACGAATTATGTATCCTCGGTACTTTGACACCTGAGGAAATTCTAATGCGAAGAATAATATTACTGGCATTACTTACGGCGGCCCCCTTATTAAGCTATGCCTCTGATTGGATTGTTCCTGATCTAAATATCGGAGAGCCAAAATTGAACCAGTCCGTAATTAAAAAAGATTTGAGTGAAGGAGCCACTCTGTATGAAATAAAAAGAGGAACAGTAGGGAAGGATGGGTATATTCTTTCCACTGATGTAATAAATTCTCAGACAAAACAAAAATATATAGACGAACTTAAAAATTTAAATATTCCCTTTGAAGTCAATTTCGCCCCTGAAACAGCGCCACTAGGCAATTTCATTGGCCCCATAATTAGAATTAAGGGTTTTAATAACCAAAATGAAGCTAAAGACAAGGCGGATAAATTACAAGCCAAAGGCCTTGAATTTAATGTGCGGTATAGCGCACAGGAAGGTTTGCATACAAGTGGGCCATTCGATATTAGCGTATTAAAGATTGATTTAAATAAATTTGATGGGAAGATTGTTAGCGCCCTAGCTAAAGATACAATACAGGGAGCAGAATCCGTTACATCAATGATTGACAGAAAAAAAGCAATCGCAGGCGTAAATGGTGGTTTTTTTGCCTTTGATAATTCAGTCGGTGATTACGGCGCTCCAGCAGGTATATATGTAAGTAATGGAGAGTTGATACGCGAGGCTACAAATAATAGACCCGTCATTATTTTTGACAACAGTGGTAATAAAACAAATGTATTTTTTGGAACGTCAGTGGTAACAAAATCATTTATAACGCAAGGTGACCTGAGTTACCAAATAAACGGGTTAAATAGAGTTCCGGGAAAATTGTTAAATTGTGGCGGTTATGAAAGCAAGCCAACAGAAAAACCTGTTCATGATTTTGTGTGTCACAATGATAACGAAGTTATTGCTTATAACCGCATGTATGGAAACCACACCCCAAATGTAACGGCGACAGAAATAATAATAAATAAACGTGGCGATATTATAAGTTATTCAGATAAAGTAAATACAAAAATAGAGAGTGATAAAACTTACATTCAGGTGACTGGTAATAAAAAGTTGGAATTGAAGAAAGATATACCCGTGAAGCTAGTTCACAAAGTTTTTATTGATAATAAAGAATTCACACTCAAACCTGGAATAACAATGATAAGTGCTGGGCCTTCTCTTCTTGTGAATGGAAATATTCCTATTGAAATCAGAGCTACTCAGGGCTGGGATCCTTACCCTAAAATAAAGGATCTTAACCAAAGTCAAGACGATGATGGATTGTCACTCGCAAATGATTCCGAAAATAGAGAGGGGTTTTATGAAGGCTGGGTACTTCGCCGGCACCCTCGGACAGCTATTGGTATCACTAAAGACAATGTTCTTTTCATCGCGGTTGTTTATGGAAGAAATCCAACTAATTCAGAAGGGGCAACCATTACAGAAATGGGGCGTTTAATGAAGGCGCTAGGCGCTATCACTGCGATGAACCTTGATGGTGGCGGGTCATCAGTGATGATTGTAGACGGCAAGCCTACAGGTCCCTTTTCTGATGAAGAAGAAAGGTTAGTCTCGGATGCCATCCTTTTGATTAAAAATAACTAACCAATGTTACCTTGCTCAAAAAGAAGAGCAGTAAACTCAGCTCTTCTTTTATCACTATTTATTGATAGATAGCCCTAACCATGAAGGTACTGGTCTATGTTTACCGTCGGGCTGAGATATTAATGAACACCAGACCCCCGACGTGTCGCATGATGAGGAAGGCCTTGCATCACCCTTAACGACAAAAGCATTACTGTCTATCGCAATGGCGGCAGACCCACCTCCATCGAGTTCCATTGAACTTGAAACACCTAAACCATAATACAGATTTTTAAGATCCGTTCTACTTATCCCATTACGGTAACTTCCGCCTTGAAACACATAAATCACACTATTATTATCGTCCGCAGCAATGCCTATGCGGGTAGTTTCTGACGAACCCGAATCAGGTGTAGGTTTTGGTGAAACAACACTAAGAGGTAATCCTGTTCCTGCAATAGCAAGGAATTTATAACCACTATTGTCTAACTCTATAGCATGTTGTTCGATCGCTGGATCAGATACACCGTTGCTGTAATATACTTCAATGCTTGAATTTAAATCCATTTTCCAAAACAGGGCATCAAGCGGCGCTTTGCTGCCATCTTCATCAATGAAATAGCTAGGCCCCGCAAAATACTTATTGGGTTCGTTGTGAGTACCTTGTGTTGGCCCGTTAGAAATATTATCAAAATAAATCCCCAAAGGCGTTGAGCATTTATTGCTTTTCCAAGTCGCTCCATTTAATTGAGGCCTCACATCAAAGTAATTTGCATTCAGCGCTACTAATGGCTTTTCAAGCTTTAACCAAGCCTCGTCTGGATTATATAGCTCAGCATACTCAAGCGTACCGTCTGACGTGCGGGCGGAAGCAGTGCCTTCGCATCGAGCTGCTTCCCCTTTGTGAGTATCACCCAGCAAATGAGGAATAATATATTTCTCATTATTTCTCACCCTCGGTATAATTAATAGATTCCCTTTATTCGCAAGGGTATATTTTCCAGAGCCTGTGCTCATTGGGATTTCGTAGTTTCCACCAAAAACGATATGACTTGGTTTGCCAGTTTGCAAAGTTTCTTTTTTAGCCTCATTAATTAACGCCATTACTGCATCGTTGGTGTAGTTAGGCTTTATATAGCCATTCCCAGTACGAACATTATCACCTCTTATTTGGAATGAACCAACAGTACGGCCATTATTTCTAAACATCAACCAAATTTGTTTGATAGTTATTTCATATTCCCCAGACTTTGCAGCAGGATACTCAAACCGCTTCATATACTCACTAACCTTGCCAACATCCTCAGTTATTCGCATAACTTCAGTTTGACCAGTTAACTTATGTTCTATATCAACAATAATATCAATTGAGGTTTTATTATAACTTGCCCCGCTAAATTTGATATTATGCAAATAAACATCAACAAATAATGGTCTAATTTCCTTTCTATCGCATATGTCTGTATTAATACTTAAAGAGACTTTCTTATTATCGTTGTTTCTATTTTCGAATGTATAATATAAACGTCCCCAGCAATTCCAATTTTCAGATCTTTCACTGCTATATTCGTCAATATAATTAGCATGCACAACGGAGATATTTAACCCTAATAGAATAGCAAGAATAGAGTATTTAAACATGAGTTAATTTCCTATATTGTATTAAAATGATACCTTTGATTTAATTTTTAATCGTATTAGCTGAAACAATTCCAATTTCAATACTTAAATTTCAAATAATTAATTCACCATGTCATCCTCAAATTGATTTCGATTAAATAAAGTTATAGATGAGTAAGTAAAATTACGCAAACTTAAAAGATATTAATTGTCCTTACGAATAAAGAAGAATCCACAGAATAGTATTATGCTCTTAGACTGATAAGCTATGTACGCCTAGTAAAATTCATTTTTCGATATAAAGAACCTCAAAAATGAACGTAAAACGTCTTGACAACAAAGTGTATGTTCTTACTTGGCTGGTTTGTGGATTCGCAGAGACGCTAAGGGTAGAAAGAGATTTTATGGCTACATCAATAACAGCATACGTATACAGAATTGGTTGTGACTATTATTAAAAGGGTTAATGCACACCGGTAGATATTTCTTCAAGGGTAAAGCTCAGGCTAGTTCATGTCATTTATACATTAGATGTCAGGTATTAAGAAACCAACTCAGATAACCGATCATATGTGGTAAAGGGAAGGGGGATAATACTCAACCGTAATAGTCCTAGTTCTGAGCGTTTTACACTCATAACCATTTCTTCAGGAAATTATTTTTTATTCGCTTCTCGGTACGTAATTAAACATACTAAACCGTAAATATTATTTAGTTCACTTAATGTATAACGCTATGTTACAAAAGGGTCCTGAGCGATTGCGGTAGAATGGTTTTGGGGTTTACCGCAATCGGGAAGGTTCATCTTTACATATAGAGTGCATTGTGCGAGCCTATCTTATTACTTTCCAATTCCAAGTCAGCTTTCTTATTTTCAATAAAACTTTCAGTTTCTTTTTCTAATAAAAGCCTTGTGAGTTCATTTTGTCTTTCTTCTAGAATTTTATTTTCTTTTTTATTTCGCCTATTTCTTATCTCGGATGAAATCACAGTATAAATGGAAACAATTAAAGCAAATAAAGCAATCCAAGCACTCGCATCCATTTTTAACCTCTATTTATTATTTGAACGATTTCTTAAACATTTTTTTTATGTCTTTAATAATATCTTCTTTCATTTCGTTAACATTGGCTTGAATGTTTTCATCATTTTCCCGAATTAATTCATCTTTCGTTAATTCATAGCCACAATCAAAGCATTTAGTAGCATCTTGCTCTCCATATATTTCAAATTCAGTATTGCTACAGACAGGACAGTGTAGGGTAATAGATCTGTTATGCTTATTCATTTTAACCTCACTAAAAGTTTTAACTCTAAAACTCCCCGTCCTGTGTACTACAGGGGTAGTCTCAAGACAATTACGGACTTTCCGTAAAATAACTAATTATATCGGGTTCATTTGAACTTACCACGGAGACCTAAGATTGTACATAATGATAGCAGATGATGAAAATAACATCTATTTAGTGCCTAAACGAACCAACACGATTAACCAGCCAGAACACTGGATTTCTTCATTTCACTTTTGGGTTCGCATAATGCATATTATGTTAAATAGAATATAATGACCAATAGCTTCATAAGATGAATCCCTTTCAATGAATTAGCGCTTCTAACCCCTGTTGATTCAGATACGTGTTAAAAATTTAATCACTTCACTTCTTGCCAATCTGTGCATTTTAATGAGATACGTAGTACAGCATGGATAAGAAACAAATACTGACCTAAATCGATGAGCAAACCAACTCTTCCATCCTTGTTTGTTGCAATATACTCAAT of the Providencia stuartii genome contains:
- a CDS encoding DUF1283 family protein gives rise to the protein MNSSLKVVKQGLSALLLCLPLLGLSSAHAANVNCTAGSTCVTSGNVDSVLTKEQARQEKEQWDQTRQLRTKVNARTEKEFDKVDAAFDAKDACEKSLNLNAYWEPNTQRCLDVNTGRPLARP
- a CDS encoding phosphatidylinositol-specific phospholipase C; translated protein: MLKIFFYILIMSFCTTSHAHWDSAYFRKASDGFTSKSKWMSSIRDDVLLSEIAIPGTHDSAAYKGFVDSVATQTLNFDQQLEYGIRMFDIRVRHTSDRFALHHGTVFLDVMFGDFLNSVDRFLEKNPSETVIFRLKEEMKPNNNNTRSMSETLEYYISLHKDKYVKLTSLNTRLAEVRGKFAILSDGREFWDYGVSYWQANIQDEYHLKTNWDLYTKWEHVKEQLATATRGSSRTTYINYLSGSGGSFPYFVASGHSSPGTSAPRLSTGLTTPGWKYSYPDFPRVSCFIGICTIAFEGTNILTRDKINQYNRLGVNRTVGIIIADFPGESLISSIIANNKNLQK
- the ydfG gene encoding bifunctional NADP-dependent 3-hydroxy acid dehydrogenase/3-hydroxypropionate dehydrogenase YdfG gives rise to the protein MIILVTGASSGFGEAIARRFIQHGATVIGTGRRTERLVALQKELGDKFHPITLDIRDREAIQSAIAGLPASLKNIDVLVNNAGLALGIEPAFNANPEDWATMIDTNTKGLVNMTYEVLQTMVANNHGHIINIGSTAANWPYKGGNVYGATKAFVRQFSLGLRADLQGKKVRVTDIEPGLVGGTEFSNVRLNGDDAKAANIYKGADALTPEDIAETVYWVSTLPARMNVNTLELMPVCQTFAGLTVHKEE
- a CDS encoding phosphodiester glycosidase family protein, which translates into the protein MFKYSILAILLGLNISVVHANYIDEYSSERSENWNCWGRLYYTFENRNNDNKKVSLSINTDICDRKEIRPLFVDVYLHNIKFSGASYNKTSIDIIVDIEHKLTGQTEVMRITEDVGKVSEYMKRFEYPAAKSGEYEITIKQIWLMFRNNGRTVGSFQIRGDNVRTGNGYIKPNYTNDAVMALINEAKKETLQTGKPSHIVFGGNYEIPMSTGSGKYTLANKGNLLIIPRVRNNEKYIIPHLLGDTHKGEAARCEGTASARTSDGTLEYAELYNPDEAWLKLEKPLVALNANYFDVRPQLNGATWKSNKCSTPLGIYFDNISNGPTQGTHNEPNKYFAGPSYFIDEDGSKAPLDALFWKMDLNSSIEVYYSNGVSDPAIEQHAIELDNSGYKFLAIAGTGLPLSVVSPKPTPDSGSSETTRIGIAADDNNSVIYVFQGGSYRNGISRTDLKNLYYGLGVSSSMELDGGGSAAIAIDSNAFVVKGDARPSSSCDTSGVWCSLISQPDGKHRPVPSWLGLSINK
- a CDS encoding ECs_2282 family putative zinc-binding protein; translated protein: MNKHNRSITLHCPVCSNTEFEIYGEQDATKCFDCGYELTKDELIRENDENIQANVNEMKEDIIKDIKKMFKKSFK
- a CDS encoding DUF1161 domain-containing protein, with the translated sequence MKTRLILPALCILFAPVLAQASCESVIEEIKQKIINNGVPADNFSLVAVPNDEVDQTQGQVVGHCQNETYKIIYTRHQ
- a CDS encoding phosphodiester glycosidase family protein, coding for MRRIILLALLTAAPLLSYASDWIVPDLNIGEPKLNQSVIKKDLSEGATLYEIKRGTVGKDGYILSTDVINSQTKQKYIDELKNLNIPFEVNFAPETAPLGNFIGPIIRIKGFNNQNEAKDKADKLQAKGLEFNVRYSAQEGLHTSGPFDISVLKIDLNKFDGKIVSALAKDTIQGAESVTSMIDRKKAIAGVNGGFFAFDNSVGDYGAPAGIYVSNGELIREATNNRPVIIFDNSGNKTNVFFGTSVVTKSFITQGDLSYQINGLNRVPGKLLNCGGYESKPTEKPVHDFVCHNDNEVIAYNRMYGNHTPNVTATEIIINKRGDIISYSDKVNTKIESDKTYIQVTGNKKLELKKDIPVKLVHKVFIDNKEFTLKPGITMISAGPSLLVNGNIPIEIRATQGWDPYPKIKDLNQSQDDDGLSLANDSENREGFYEGWVLRRHPRTAIGITKDNVLFIAVVYGRNPTNSEGATITEMGRLMKALGAITAMNLDGGGSSVMIVDGKPTGPFSDEEERLVSDAILLIKNN